The Populus alba chromosome 4, ASM523922v2, whole genome shotgun sequence genome contains a region encoding:
- the LOC118054114 gene encoding adenylate-forming reductase 03009, with product MQSPVRFSSCRGVSFEIKPHESPFAISAPSNDGAAGSTRIWLPWTLGSSSKVFRSIYMSSSRPSSHFCDLDLDGEDDQDDISFAVLEEGKVEENEQKLAPFPSATKLEQPPKPARKQKSRLSVILLDQGLFTVYKRLFVVCLTLNITGLVLAATGKFPHARNRAALFSIANILALTLCRSEAFLRVVFWIAVKVIGRSWIPLPIKTATTSLLQSLGGIHSSCGISSVAWLIYALVLTLEYRENTSPEIVGVASIILSLLCLSCLAAFPLVRHLHHNVFERFHRFAGWTALALLWAFIILTISYDPKTKSYSNELGSRMIKQQEFWFTVAITVLIIIPWITVRRVPVKVSAPSGHASIIKFEGGVKAGLLGRISPSPLSEWHAFGIISDGKTEHMMLAGAVGDFTKSLVSNPPSHLWVRQVHFAGLPYLVNLYDRVLLVATGSGICVFLSFLLQPCRASVCVLWVAKGIEQNFGKEIQEMMSGHPKDKVIVHDTAVLGRPNVSQMSVDAAKNWRAEVVIVTSNPEGSRDVVNSCKAAGIAAFGPVWDS from the coding sequence ATGCAATCTCCTGTGAGGTTTTCAAGCTGCCGAGGAGTATCCTTCGAAATCAAACCTCATGAAAGTCCATTTGCCATTTCTGCACCATCCAATGATGGGGCGGCCGGCAGCACACGAATTTGGCTTCCTTGGACTCTAGGAAGCTCCTCCAAGGTGTTCCGTTCTATCTACATGTCTTCAAGTAGACCCAGTAGCCATTTCTGTGATCTTGATCTTGATGGCGAGGATGATCAAGATGACATTTCTTTTGCAGTGTTAGAAGAAGGTAAGGTGGAGGAAAATGAGCAGAAACTAGCTCCGTTTCCATCTGCAACTAAGCTAGAGCAGCCACCAAAACCTGCTCGAAAGCAAAAATCAAGACTGTCGGTGATATTGCTGGACCAAGGCTTGTTCACCGTATACAAGCGACTCTTTGTCGTTTGCTTGACCCTGAACATTACTGGTTTGGTACTTGCAGCAACTGGGAAATTCCCACATGCAAGAAATAGAGCTGCCCTGTTCTCCATAGCCAACATTCTTGCTTTGACTCTCTGCAGGAGTGAGGCATTTTTGCGAGTTGTTTTCTGGATCGCAGTCAAGGTCATTGGAAGGTCTTGGATACCTCTCCCAATCAAAACCGCCACCACATCTCTACTTCAAAGTCTTGGTGGCATACACAGCAGTTGTGGAATTTCTTCAGTTGCTTGGCTCATATATGCCTTAGTCCTTACTCTCGAGTACAGAGAAAACACTTCGCCAGAGATTGTAGGAGTGGCCTCTATTATTCTTTCTCTCCTCTGTCTCTCTTGTTTGGCTGCATTCCCTCTCGTCCGCCATCTTCATCATAATGTCTTTGAAAGGTTTCACAGGTTTGCTGGATGGACAGCTCTAGCTCTCCTCTGGGCCTTCATCATTCTCACTATCTCGTATGACCCCAAAACCAAATCCTATAGCAATGAACTAGGCTCCAGGATGATCAAACAACAAGAGTTTTGGTTCACAGTAGCAATCACAGTTCTAATTATCATCCCATGGATAACAGTGAGACGAGTTCCTGTCAAAGTATCTGCTCCTTCTGGTCATGCCTCAATCATAAAATTTGAGGGAGGTGTAAAAGCTGGTTTATTGGGAAGGATTAGCCCATCCCCATTATCCGAATGGCATGCTTTCGGTATCATTTCTGATGGGAAAACAGAACATATGATGCTTGCTGGTGCTGTTGGTGACTTCACCAAGTCCTTGGTCTCAAACCCACCGAGCCATTTGTGGGTTAGGCAAGTGCACTTTGCTGGTTTGCCTTACCTGGTGAATTTGTATGACAGGGTCCTTTTAGTGGCGACAGGTTCTGGCATCTGTGTTTTCTTGTCATTCCTTTTGCAGCCATGTCGAGCCAGCGTATGTGTACTTTGGGTGGCCAAAGGGATTGAACAAAACTTTGGCAAAGAAATTCAAGAGATGATGAGCGGACATCCTAAAGACAAAGTGATTGTGCATGATACAGCTGTGCTCGGTAGGCCCAATGTGTCCCAAATGAGTGTTGATGCTGCTAAGAATTGGAGAGCAGAAGTTGTCATTGTTACTAGCAATCCAGAAGGAAGTAGAGATGTCGTTAATTCTTGCAAAGCAGCAGGGATTGCAGCCTTCGGTCCTGTTTGGGACTCTTAG